The DNA region GCCAAGATCGACGCTATGCGCTTCACCGTGCCCACCATCGTGTTGATGATGGCCGCAGTTCTGCTGACCGGGCGCCACACCAGACGAGGCCGCGTCTGTGGTGCGTACTATGGGCGCCCAGCAGTTTCCGCCGCACTATCGAGACGACTCGAAAGTCCACCTGGGCCCGACTGTTGGCAGCCAAGACCGGCGCGGAGATTCACTGGTCTGCCGGCGGCTTCGAACCCACCGGTGATGCGGACGGCCTGACCGGATCCATCAGTGTCCGAGCGGGGTCCGAGACGGAACCCCACCGTGCCACGGCGGCGATGCGCCGAATCATCCAGGACTTTCCCGAACTGGCAGCCAACTACTGGACGGTGTCCCCCGTTCATTCGGACAGCCTGGGTGGGAACCCCTATTCGAGCCTGGCACCCAGTCTGACCCACATGGACCGCCGCCCCCGCTTTCCCGATGCCGTGGTCGACTACACGATCAGAACGCGCAACGGCCCCGGTATCGCGGTCCTCGTCGGCGGCTGCCCGGAATCCGGGCGCGAGGTGTCACCGGAGGCGGAGCCTTTCGCGCGCCAGTATGAACGCTGCTAGTGCCGCGTGGTGTCATTGGGCGAGTGCGTCGAAGACCTCTGCCCAGTTTCCCCCAGCAGCATTCATCGCGTTCCGAGTCTCACGGAGGACGTCCCGAGCGATCTGCTCGAGCGCGGCCCCTTCGGCAGCACCCTCAATGCCCTTGATGGACCCGATACCCTCAGCAGCTGCGGTGAATTGCTCCCGCCATTGTCCGGCCGAGGACAAGAGGAATCTGAGATGGTAGGGGTAGTCGAAGTCAGGCACCGGTACCCCGGTTTCCGCGATGTTCTTCAGCGAGCTGATGATCAACCGCAGTTGTTCGGATTCGAAGGAGCAAGACTCCGGGTCCGCCAACCCCGAGTATTCAAGTGACGCGGCAACGAGATCCCGCCAGTACTCGCGATCGTGAAGACCGTCCCGTTGCTCCATGTGCTTCTCCGCGAAGATCGACATGAGCTCGCTGTCGTCGATGAGTGGGGAGAGGACCAGATCCTCGCTGAAGTCATAACCGAAAAAGTATCGAGTGCCGTCGATCTCGATCGATTCGATGCCTCCGATGTGGCGGTAGTCCCGAAGCAGTGGTGCGGGAACGCTCGTCGCCGCTGGTTCTCCTATCATCACGCCATCATCCACGAGTCGACCCACCAATCCGACCACGGCGACCCCATCACACCATCAGGAGTCGCCGCAGGCTGATCACCACCGCTATTGGGAGACATGACCTATCCGATATCGGCGACTACGAACATCGACGATTGTTCGTCAGCTTCTGCGAGCACGGTTCCGTCTGTGCCCCACAGGGCGGCGCGGCCGCAGCCGGTGATCGGGCCCGCGGGCCCCACGTGGTTGGCGAGGGCTACGTAGACGTTTGCGCGGTGGGCGATTCCGGGATACGTCGATGCGCGTTCGGCGCGCCCGGAACCGGTGCCGTACAGGGCGCTGGCCAAATGGATGTCGCAACCATCGTCGGCGATTCGGTCGAGCAGGTCGGGGATGTGGTTGTCGAAGCAGGTGGCGAGGGAGAAACGGAGGCCGTGGAGTTCGAAGCGTCCGTCTTTGTCGGCGGGGGTGAAGAACTGTTGCTCTTGCTGAAAGAGATGCTGTTTGTGGTAGGTGGTGAGCAGGTCGCCAGTGGCGTTGTAGACGTAGGTGGCGATGAGCGGGCGGTGGCCGTCGAGATCGGGGGCGGCGCAGTTCACGACGGTCGCTATTCCGGTGGCGCGCAGTGGATCCAGGCGAGGGTCATCGGCGCGAAGCCACAGGCCTGCATCGGCTGCAGTGGCGGCCAGTTCGTATCCGGTCACCGCCAGTTCCGGAAACACGATCAACTCGGCCGAGTCTGCGGCTGCCCGCTCGGCGAGCCTGGCCATCTGCCCGACGTTGGTCGAGACATCGGTGGGTGCGCAAGTGAGCTGTGCCGCAGCGACTCTCATGCGCGGCCGAGTACCCAGCGTGAGGTAGCCGGAGGCTTCACTCCGGTTGCGGGGTTTGGTCGGCGGCGGGTCGATCGTCGAGCCGGGCGTGGAGCCGGTCTCGAATCTCGTCGGGGGTGTAGGCGCGGCGTTTGCGTTCGGAACGCACGATCACCACACCGGTCGCCGCCACACCTGCGGCACCTGCCAAGCCGAGCACCTTCCACCAGCGCATGCGCCTAGGCTAGCTGTTGTGGCACGAGAAGCGCTGTCGAGTATCGGTTTGGATGAAGCGATCGAACTCACCAGGACCGGTGATCTGTGGCTGTTTCGCGGACATACCGGCGCCGACCGGGCGATCCGCGGACTGACCAACAGCCCGGTCAACCATGTCGGCATGGCGGTGGTCATCGATGATCTGCCCGCCCTGATCTGGCATGCCGAACTCGGCCGGTCGCTGCCCGACGTCTGGTCGGGCAACCATCACCGCGGGGCCCAGTTGCACGATCTGCGGGCCGCGGTCATGCGCTGGTCCAACGACTACGAGCAGCAGGCGTGGTTCCGGCAGTTGGATCGCCCGGTCACCCGCGAGATGGAGGATGCCGCGCTGCGGATGGTGGCGAGGCTGGACGGCATGCCGTTTCCCTCCACCAGCGCCCTGGCGGGCCGGTGGCTGCGCGGCCGGGTACCGCTGCCGAAGCGCCCGCGCACGCCGGAAACCGAAGCCGGCCTCGAGAACGCGTACTGCGCGGAGATCGTCGCCATGACCTACCAGGCCATGGACCTGCTGCCGGAGAAGCGCCCGAACTGGTACGACCCGGGCCGCTTCTGGAGCGGCGACAACCTCCGCCTCGCCGAGGGCTACCACCTCGGCGGGGAAATCGCGGTCAAGGTTCCCGCCTCCTGACGGCTGGCCGTTCGAGATTCAGTTCACCGGCACGGTGCTGTGGTCGAGCACGTCCTCGATCGGGCGGCTGACCGCGTAGTGGTTCGACGGTTCGACGCCGTCGAGGATCGTGTCGAGGATGGTGGCGCGGTCGAGTGTGGCTGGTAGACAGTGAGATTCTCGGGCGCTGACGATGACCGCGTGCAGGAGGGCGGCGTAGACGCGGGAGCGGGGGACGGTCAGGCGCCAGCCATGGCGTTCGCGGTCGCGCAGGCGGGTTTCGATGGCGTCGAGGACGTCCTGGATGACCTGGATCTCGACCTGGTCGGGGTCATCGGAGGGCATGGCGACCTCCGAAAAGCAGTGTGCTGTAGCCGAATACTGCGGCGCGTAGCGGGGTGAAGACGGATGGGCGTGGGGTTCTTCGTACGTGGGCCGCGCGTGGATCCAGGATCATGCGACCGGCAGCGACCAGGGCGGTGCGGGCCCGCGATCGAACCGCGCAGGTGCGGACTCCACATTCGAGGTGCAGTTGCATCGCGATGTGTGCTTGGGCGGCAGTCAGTTTGCCGGGGTCGGAGTAGCACGACCACAGGCCGCGCACCGAGTAGCCGGCGGTCGTGGCGTGGTCCGGCGGCGGTTCGGTGCTGGTGGCTTGACGCTTCTCTCGTTCGATCCGGTCGATGATCGCCTGCACCGACCATGGGCTGTTGCTGGACATCGTCACCTACCTGGGTGTCGTCGTTGTCTGTCCAGGACACCACCCTCGAACCGCCATGACATTCTCATTCAGGGATTCTCAAGAAACAGCCGCAAATCCCCAGTAGCGGTGTCACTCTGGGATCGGAGCAGTGCCACTCTGACAGAGTCGAGGAGTTAGCGATGCCCGAGGAGAACCCGCGCGCTTCGCTGCCACGCCGGCAGCTCGGGCGCTATATTCGCCGCCAGCGCGAGGAGAACACCGTGCTCACGCAGGCCGAGGTGGCGGCGGCGATGCAATGGAGCCACAGCAAGTACTCGCGGTTGGAACGGGGTGAGCCGGGCCGGATTCTCGATCGCGATCTCCGGGAGCTCGGCAAGATCCTCGAGATCCCGGACGAGAAGACCAACGCCATGATCGAACTCGCGCGTCAGGTGGCCGAAAGGACTTGGTACAACAGCTTCAACGACCTCATCCGGGCGAACTTCGATGTCTACATGCGGATGGAGACCGAAGCGGGGGCGATGGAGATCTACCGTCCTGATCTCGTCCCGGGACTGTTCCAGACTGCCGACTACGCTCGATCGCTGAACAGTGTCTACTTTCCGAAAGACTCTGAAGAAGAACACGATCGGCGTATCGAGCTGAAGCTGAAACGGCAGACGATCATCACCCGGAAGCGGTCGCCGATCACCGTCGACCTGGTGCTGCACGAGTCGGCTCTGCACACGACCGTCGGCAACGAGGTGACCATGGCCACCCAACTGCGGCACCTCGCCGACCTGGGTACCCGTCCGAACATCAGCGTTCGTGTTCTTCCTTTCCGCTCCGGTTTTCCGCTCGGGATGGCGGTCGGGCCGTTCGTCACCCTCGACTTCAAGCCGGATCCGAAGGGCATGGCCGAACCGACGGTCATCTACGTCGAGAGCTACACCGGCGATATGTACCTTGAAGGAGAGGCTGATGTCGGCAAGTACCGCAGAGCGTTCGCGACAATTCAGCACGCCGCGTTGGACGCCGTAGCCAGCCGGAACCTGCTGCGGCAGGTCGCAAGAAGGGATTCAGGACAGTGAACGATCGCCGCCTTGCCGGGGCAGAGTGGTTCAAGAGCACCCGCAGCGCTGGTAACTCGGAATGCGTTGAGGTCGCGTTCCTCGATGGGGGCCTGGTCGGGATCCGCGATTCGAAGAACCCGACCGGTCCGGCGCTGGTGTTCGCCCCTGGCGAGTGGGACGCGTTCACCACCGGTGTCGTGGCTGGGAAGCTCGACGTTCCAGCCTGATCCAACGGTGGTAGCGGATTGGTATGGCTCGGGTGGGAAAGGTCGCGTGGGCCTTGGTGGTTCATGGATCATTAACACTGTGTGTGGTGTGCTCGATAGCCACGTGACAGTGACCGGCGCGTTGCTGTCCTGTGCCATACTCGGCGCGGGCTGCGGTCGCGCCTGAGGGAGGAAAGAGAGCTCGATGGGCCTGTTCGACATGATCCGCGGCGAATTCGTCGACATCATCGAATGGTTGGATGACAGTCGGACCACATTGGCTTGGCGGTTTCCGCGGTACGAGAACGAGATCAAGAACGGTGCGGAGCTGATCGTCCGCGAGGGGCAGCAGGCCGTTTTCGTGTACCGGGGGCAGTTGGCCGACAAGTACGGGCCCGGCCACTACCAGCTGACCACCGAGAACATGCCCATCATGTCCACCCTGCAGGGGTGGCGGCACGGGTTCAACTCGCCGTTCCGGTCCGAGGTGTACTACGTGAACACGCGCGCGGTCACCGATATGCGGTGGGGGACACCGCAACCGGTCACCGTGCGCGACCCAGACTTCCGGATGGTGCAGATCCGCGCCAACGGCACCGCCAATGTGCGGGTCACCGACATCGAGGTGTTCCTGCGGCAGATGATCGGCACCAACGCCGAGGTCGACGCCGACGTGCTCAGCGAGCAGTTGCGGGCCAACGTCGCGCTGGCGTTCTCCGACATGGTGCTCGCCAGCGGGCTCGGGGCGATCGATCTGCAGGGACGCCAGGTCGAATTGTCCGACAAACTGCGCGAATTCGTGGGACAGCGACTGTCCGGCTTCGGTGTCGGCGTCGAGGGCGTCACCATGAGTATCTCGCTGCCCGAGGAGATCCAGCAGGCCATGACCCGCGGCGTCGCCCGCGGTGTGGAGGCCGGCGGGTTCATGAACAACGTGGACCTCAACCGCTACCAGCAGATGCAGGCCGCCGACGCCATGCTCGCCGCCGCCCAGAACCCCGGCGGCGGAATGGGCGCCGCCATGCAGGCCGGCATGGGCGTGGTCCTCGGCGGGCAGATGGCAGGCGCCATGCAGGGCAGCATGCAACCGCGGCAGCCGGGCTACGGGCAGCCCCAGCAGGGCGGATACGCCCAGCCCGCGCTCCAGCAGGCCCCGCCGCCGCTGCCCGGACAGCAGCAGTTCCACTTCGACAACGGCGGCCAGGCCGCGGGCCCCTTCCCGATCGACCAACTACGCCAGTACGTCTCGGCGGGCCAGCTCACCCGCGACACCAACGTGTGGGCCGAAGGCATGGCGGGCTGGGCTCCCGCCGGCACCGTCGCGGCCCTGCAGCCGCTCTTCGCCACCCCGCCCCGCTGCCGGGCACCCCGCCGCCGCTGCCCCCGCAATAGCGGCAGCGCACGCACGGTTCCGGCGACACCCGCCGGGTGCACCCGTCGGCCCGTTTGGCGCCGACGGGTCCGCCGCCGTACCCGAATCAGCTTGAACGCCCGACAACTCGGTGCGTCCCGAAAGCCCTTCCACCGCAACAGCGTGACCGTCGAGTCCGCCGCACCGAGTGAGCCCACATGAACGACAGTCAGCCCCCACACCACCCCTCCGTGCCGCCGCCCCTCCCCGGCAACGACCCGGCCGCCCCGGACACCGCCGAACCGCGCCAGTGGACGCCACCGGTGCCGCAGGGGCAGCAACCGGCGCAAAATCCGTCCGCGCCAGGCACTCCCGGCGCTAACGCGCCCTACCAGATGCCGCCGATGCCGGGCCACGGTCCCGGTCAACAAGGCGTGCCCACCGGACCGCCGCTCGGTCCGCAGGGGGGATCGCCGATGCCGCCGCCGCTGCCCGGAGGGCCGCGCCCGGGATCGGGTGTGCCGCCTCAGGTTCCGGCCTCTGGGCCGGGCCAGGGTGTTCCGTCGATGCCGCAGCGAG from Nocardia tengchongensis includes:
- a CDS encoding carbon-nitrogen hydrolase family protein, yielding MRVAAAQLTCAPTDVSTNVGQMARLAERAAADSAELIVFPELAVTGYELAATAADAGLWLRADDPRLDPLRATGIATVVNCAAPDLDGHRPLIATYVYNATGDLLTTYHKQHLFQQEQQFFTPADKDGRFELHGLRFSLATCFDNHIPDLLDRIADDGCDIHLASALYGTGSGRAERASTYPGIAHRANVYVALANHVGPAGPITGCGRAALWGTDGTVLAEADEQSSMFVVADIG
- a CDS encoding helix-turn-helix transcriptional regulator, coding for MPEENPRASLPRRQLGRYIRRQREENTVLTQAEVAAAMQWSHSKYSRLERGEPGRILDRDLRELGKILEIPDEKTNAMIELARQVAERTWYNSFNDLIRANFDVYMRMETEAGAMEIYRPDLVPGLFQTADYARSLNSVYFPKDSEEEHDRRIELKLKRQTIITRKRSPITVDLVLHESALHTTVGNEVTMATQLRHLADLGTRPNISVRVLPFRSGFPLGMAVGPFVTLDFKPDPKGMAEPTVIYVESYTGDMYLEGEADVGKYRRAFATIQHAALDAVASRNLLRQVARRDSGQ
- a CDS encoding DUF397 domain-containing protein; this translates as MNDRRLAGAEWFKSTRSAGNSECVEVAFLDGGLVGIRDSKNPTGPALVFAPGEWDAFTTGVVAGKLDVPA
- a CDS encoding SPFH domain-containing protein — its product is MGLFDMIRGEFVDIIEWLDDSRTTLAWRFPRYENEIKNGAELIVREGQQAVFVYRGQLADKYGPGHYQLTTENMPIMSTLQGWRHGFNSPFRSEVYYVNTRAVTDMRWGTPQPVTVRDPDFRMVQIRANGTANVRVTDIEVFLRQMIGTNAEVDADVLSEQLRANVALAFSDMVLASGLGAIDLQGRQVELSDKLREFVGQRLSGFGVGVEGVTMSISLPEEIQQAMTRGVARGVEAGGFMNNVDLNRYQQMQAADAMLAAAQNPGGGMGAAMQAGMGVVLGGQMAGAMQGSMQPRQPGYGQPQQGGYAQPALQQAPPPLPGQQQFHFDNGGQAAGPFPIDQLRQYVSAGQLTRDTNVWAEGMAGWAPAGTVAALQPLFATPPRCRAPRRRCPRNSGSARTVPATPAGCTRRPVWRRRVRRRTRISLNARQLGASRKPFHRNSVTVESAAPSEPT